One window of the Magnolia sinica isolate HGM2019 chromosome 19, MsV1, whole genome shotgun sequence genome contains the following:
- the LOC131235457 gene encoding uncharacterized protein LOC131235457 isoform X1 yields the protein MFFFSHVSTSFNLLFLFFYFSSHCLTRFFQTHFRKPISTRSNGFEEDPHEENHLSDCSQEGNLGFFSSQCFEKEDLVADIILGGEALVFLPSRSSQDAPPLVEEGEDTEEEHEDHEENKFEDLSTVEQVSGPEYASESIIYEEENDEEEAQENDEEEPQEKLETKEADNIKLLTTPTEPYLEILLANDTHSKVGNRSQQPEEVKNSSQDESFLSLTPPTESEKFGARADESEEVLAGSFTGGSTSHSSYEWRSSTNYRGSETEDPFSSSSRRSSSKWENFTVYRKYDEEMMFFDRISAQKLSETESLRSIQIHPRSISQRIAHRLATRNKEVEKGPNPFQELEAAYVAQICLTWEALNWNYKNLRGMKESQGEEDSGCPAYIAQQFQQFQVLLQRFIETEPFERGRRPEVYARMRLSSPKLLQVPEFQGTVAGHRPVGPTCGQSLVDSEADRSNGDKDAKISLAEFLIVMEDAIRTFMNFLKADKKKPCQILRALLKKKQSSVDPTLLHLIKKANKRKKKKLKDLRRSRKCIRKRTWKADEEMEILTALIDLEVVSRVLRTSDITEEQLHWCEEKMSKVRVWEGKLHRDSTPLFFPSH from the exons ATGTTCTTCTTCTCTCATGTCTCTACTTCCTTCaatctccttttccttttcttctactTCTCTTCCCATTGCCTCACCAGGTTCTTCCAGACTCATTTCAGGAAACCAATCTCTacaag AAGCAATGGATTTGAAGAAGACCCACATGAAGAAAATCATCTCAGCGATTGTTCCCAAGAAGGCAATCTCGGCTTCTTCAGCAGCCAATGCTTCGAGAAAGAAGACCTGGTTGCGGACATCATTCTTGGTGGAGAAGCACTGGTCTTCTTACCTTCTAGAAGCTCCCAAGACGCTCCACCACTTGTCGAGGAAGGCGAAGATACTGAAGAGGAACACGAAGATCATGAAGAGAATAAATTCGAAGATTTATCTACCGTCGAACAAGTATCCGGCCCCGAATATGCATCTGAATCAATCATTTATGAGGAAGAAAATGATGAGGAAGAagctcaagaaaatgatgaggaAGAACCTCAAGAGAAGCTTGAAACGAAGGAAGCTGATAACATAAAGCTATTGACAACACCAACAGAACCATACCTTGAAATATTATTAGCCAATGATACTCATTCAAAAG TAGGGAATCGCAGCCAACAACCAGAAGAAGTGAAGAATTCCTCTCAAGACGAAAGTTTCTTGAGTTTGACTCCTCCGACCGAAAGTGAAAAGTTTGGAGCGCGAGCAGATGAAAGTGAAGAAGTCCTTGCTGGTTCTTTCACCGGCGGTTCTACCTCCCATAGTTCTTATGAATGGAGAAGCTCAACGAATTATAGAGGTTCGGAAACGGAAGATCCGTTCTCTTCTTCATCTCGAAGGAGCTCATCCAAATGGGAAAATTTCACTGTCTATCGGAAATATGATGAAGAGATGATGTTCTTCGATAGAATTAGTGCACAGAAACTCAGTGAAACGG AATCTTTAAGGTCTATACAAATACACCCAAGATCGATTTCGCAAAGGATAGCACACAGATTGGCAACGAGAAACAAAGAAGTGGAGAAGGGTCCGAACCCATTTCAAGAACTGGAGGCTGCTTATGTAGCTCAGATTTGCTTGACATGGGAAGCTCTGAATTGGAATTACAAGAACTTACGGGGAATGAAAGAGTCGCAAGGTGAGGAAGATTCGGGCTGCCCGGCCTATATTGCTCAGCAGTTCCAGCAATTTCAGGTTCTGTTACAACGGTTCATCGAGACCGAACCTTTTGAACGTGGCCGCAGGCCTGAAGTTTATGCTCGGATGAGGCTTTCTTCACCAAAACTGCTTCAAGTTCCAGAGTTCCAAGGTACCGTTGCTGgacataggccagtggggcccacttgtgggcaatcACTAGTTG ATTCGGAAGCTGATCGAAGCAATGGAGATAAAGATGCGAAGATCTCATTAGCTGAATTTCTTATAGTAATGGAAGATGCGATTCGGACTTTCATGAATTTTCTCAAGGCTGATAAGAAGAAGCCTTGCCAGATTCTTCGTGCGCTTCTAAAGAAGAAGCAAAGCTCGGTTGATCCCACGCTCCTCCATCTGATCAAGAAAGCTAATAAGAGA aagaagaagaagcttaaaGACCTCCGGCGCAGTCGAAAATGCATAAGGAAGAGGACATGGAAGGCAGACGAAGAGATGGAGATATTGACGGCCCTGATTGATCTGGAGGtggtttctagggttttgaggACGTCTGATATAACTGAAGAGCAGTTGCACTGGTGTGAGGAGAAGATGAGCAAAGTTAGAGTTTGGGAAGGGAAGCTACATAGAGATTCCACACCACTTTTCTTCCCTTCTCACTGA
- the LOC131235457 gene encoding uncharacterized protein LOC131235457 isoform X2: MFFFSHVSTSFNLLFLFFYFSSHCLTRFFQTHFRKPISTRSNGFEEDPHEENHLSDCSQEGNLGFFSSQCFEKEDLVADIILGGEALVFLPSRSSQDAPPLVEEGEDTEEEHEDHEENKFEDLSTVEQVSGPEYASESIIYEEENDEEEAQENDEEEPQEKLETKEADNIKLLTTPTEPYLEILLANDTHSKGNRSQQPEEVKNSSQDESFLSLTPPTESEKFGARADESEEVLAGSFTGGSTSHSSYEWRSSTNYRGSETEDPFSSSSRRSSSKWENFTVYRKYDEEMMFFDRISAQKLSETESLRSIQIHPRSISQRIAHRLATRNKEVEKGPNPFQELEAAYVAQICLTWEALNWNYKNLRGMKESQGEEDSGCPAYIAQQFQQFQVLLQRFIETEPFERGRRPEVYARMRLSSPKLLQVPEFQGTVAGHRPVGPTCGQSLVDSEADRSNGDKDAKISLAEFLIVMEDAIRTFMNFLKADKKKPCQILRALLKKKQSSVDPTLLHLIKKANKRKKKKLKDLRRSRKCIRKRTWKADEEMEILTALIDLEVVSRVLRTSDITEEQLHWCEEKMSKVRVWEGKLHRDSTPLFFPSH; this comes from the exons ATGTTCTTCTTCTCTCATGTCTCTACTTCCTTCaatctccttttccttttcttctactTCTCTTCCCATTGCCTCACCAGGTTCTTCCAGACTCATTTCAGGAAACCAATCTCTacaag AAGCAATGGATTTGAAGAAGACCCACATGAAGAAAATCATCTCAGCGATTGTTCCCAAGAAGGCAATCTCGGCTTCTTCAGCAGCCAATGCTTCGAGAAAGAAGACCTGGTTGCGGACATCATTCTTGGTGGAGAAGCACTGGTCTTCTTACCTTCTAGAAGCTCCCAAGACGCTCCACCACTTGTCGAGGAAGGCGAAGATACTGAAGAGGAACACGAAGATCATGAAGAGAATAAATTCGAAGATTTATCTACCGTCGAACAAGTATCCGGCCCCGAATATGCATCTGAATCAATCATTTATGAGGAAGAAAATGATGAGGAAGAagctcaagaaaatgatgaggaAGAACCTCAAGAGAAGCTTGAAACGAAGGAAGCTGATAACATAAAGCTATTGACAACACCAACAGAACCATACCTTGAAATATTATTAGCCAATGATACTCATTCAAAAG GGAATCGCAGCCAACAACCAGAAGAAGTGAAGAATTCCTCTCAAGACGAAAGTTTCTTGAGTTTGACTCCTCCGACCGAAAGTGAAAAGTTTGGAGCGCGAGCAGATGAAAGTGAAGAAGTCCTTGCTGGTTCTTTCACCGGCGGTTCTACCTCCCATAGTTCTTATGAATGGAGAAGCTCAACGAATTATAGAGGTTCGGAAACGGAAGATCCGTTCTCTTCTTCATCTCGAAGGAGCTCATCCAAATGGGAAAATTTCACTGTCTATCGGAAATATGATGAAGAGATGATGTTCTTCGATAGAATTAGTGCACAGAAACTCAGTGAAACGG AATCTTTAAGGTCTATACAAATACACCCAAGATCGATTTCGCAAAGGATAGCACACAGATTGGCAACGAGAAACAAAGAAGTGGAGAAGGGTCCGAACCCATTTCAAGAACTGGAGGCTGCTTATGTAGCTCAGATTTGCTTGACATGGGAAGCTCTGAATTGGAATTACAAGAACTTACGGGGAATGAAAGAGTCGCAAGGTGAGGAAGATTCGGGCTGCCCGGCCTATATTGCTCAGCAGTTCCAGCAATTTCAGGTTCTGTTACAACGGTTCATCGAGACCGAACCTTTTGAACGTGGCCGCAGGCCTGAAGTTTATGCTCGGATGAGGCTTTCTTCACCAAAACTGCTTCAAGTTCCAGAGTTCCAAGGTACCGTTGCTGgacataggccagtggggcccacttgtgggcaatcACTAGTTG ATTCGGAAGCTGATCGAAGCAATGGAGATAAAGATGCGAAGATCTCATTAGCTGAATTTCTTATAGTAATGGAAGATGCGATTCGGACTTTCATGAATTTTCTCAAGGCTGATAAGAAGAAGCCTTGCCAGATTCTTCGTGCGCTTCTAAAGAAGAAGCAAAGCTCGGTTGATCCCACGCTCCTCCATCTGATCAAGAAAGCTAATAAGAGA aagaagaagaagcttaaaGACCTCCGGCGCAGTCGAAAATGCATAAGGAAGAGGACATGGAAGGCAGACGAAGAGATGGAGATATTGACGGCCCTGATTGATCTGGAGGtggtttctagggttttgaggACGTCTGATATAACTGAAGAGCAGTTGCACTGGTGTGAGGAGAAGATGAGCAAAGTTAGAGTTTGGGAAGGGAAGCTACATAGAGATTCCACACCACTTTTCTTCCCTTCTCACTGA
- the LOC131235457 gene encoding uncharacterized protein LOC131235457 isoform X3 → MFFFSHVSTSFNLLFLFFYFSSHCLTRFFQTHFRKPISTRSNGFEEDPHEENHLSDCSQEGNLGFFSSQCFEKEDLVADIILGGEALVFLPSRSSQDAPPLVEEGEDTEEEHEDHEENKFEDLSTVEQVSGPEYASESIIYEEENDEEEAQENDEEEPQEKLETKEADNIKLLTTPTEPYLEILLANDTHSKVGNRSQQPEEVKNSSQDESFLSLTPPTESEKFGARADESEEVLAGSFTGGSTSHSSYEWRSSTNYRGSETEDPFSSSSRRSSSKWENFTVYRKYDEEMMFFDRISAQKLSETESLRSIQIHPRSISQRIAHRLATRNKEVEKGPNPFQELEAAYVAQICLTWEALNWNYKNLRGMKESQGEEDSGCPAYIAQQFQQFQVLLQRFIETEPFERGRRPEVYARMRLSSPKLLQVPEFQDSEADRSNGDKDAKISLAEFLIVMEDAIRTFMNFLKADKKKPCQILRALLKKKQSSVDPTLLHLIKKANKRKKKKLKDLRRSRKCIRKRTWKADEEMEILTALIDLEVVSRVLRTSDITEEQLHWCEEKMSKVRVWEGKLHRDSTPLFFPSH, encoded by the exons ATGTTCTTCTTCTCTCATGTCTCTACTTCCTTCaatctccttttccttttcttctactTCTCTTCCCATTGCCTCACCAGGTTCTTCCAGACTCATTTCAGGAAACCAATCTCTacaag AAGCAATGGATTTGAAGAAGACCCACATGAAGAAAATCATCTCAGCGATTGTTCCCAAGAAGGCAATCTCGGCTTCTTCAGCAGCCAATGCTTCGAGAAAGAAGACCTGGTTGCGGACATCATTCTTGGTGGAGAAGCACTGGTCTTCTTACCTTCTAGAAGCTCCCAAGACGCTCCACCACTTGTCGAGGAAGGCGAAGATACTGAAGAGGAACACGAAGATCATGAAGAGAATAAATTCGAAGATTTATCTACCGTCGAACAAGTATCCGGCCCCGAATATGCATCTGAATCAATCATTTATGAGGAAGAAAATGATGAGGAAGAagctcaagaaaatgatgaggaAGAACCTCAAGAGAAGCTTGAAACGAAGGAAGCTGATAACATAAAGCTATTGACAACACCAACAGAACCATACCTTGAAATATTATTAGCCAATGATACTCATTCAAAAG TAGGGAATCGCAGCCAACAACCAGAAGAAGTGAAGAATTCCTCTCAAGACGAAAGTTTCTTGAGTTTGACTCCTCCGACCGAAAGTGAAAAGTTTGGAGCGCGAGCAGATGAAAGTGAAGAAGTCCTTGCTGGTTCTTTCACCGGCGGTTCTACCTCCCATAGTTCTTATGAATGGAGAAGCTCAACGAATTATAGAGGTTCGGAAACGGAAGATCCGTTCTCTTCTTCATCTCGAAGGAGCTCATCCAAATGGGAAAATTTCACTGTCTATCGGAAATATGATGAAGAGATGATGTTCTTCGATAGAATTAGTGCACAGAAACTCAGTGAAACGG AATCTTTAAGGTCTATACAAATACACCCAAGATCGATTTCGCAAAGGATAGCACACAGATTGGCAACGAGAAACAAAGAAGTGGAGAAGGGTCCGAACCCATTTCAAGAACTGGAGGCTGCTTATGTAGCTCAGATTTGCTTGACATGGGAAGCTCTGAATTGGAATTACAAGAACTTACGGGGAATGAAAGAGTCGCAAGGTGAGGAAGATTCGGGCTGCCCGGCCTATATTGCTCAGCAGTTCCAGCAATTTCAGGTTCTGTTACAACGGTTCATCGAGACCGAACCTTTTGAACGTGGCCGCAGGCCTGAAGTTTATGCTCGGATGAGGCTTTCTTCACCAAAACTGCTTCAAGTTCCAGAGTTCCAAG ATTCGGAAGCTGATCGAAGCAATGGAGATAAAGATGCGAAGATCTCATTAGCTGAATTTCTTATAGTAATGGAAGATGCGATTCGGACTTTCATGAATTTTCTCAAGGCTGATAAGAAGAAGCCTTGCCAGATTCTTCGTGCGCTTCTAAAGAAGAAGCAAAGCTCGGTTGATCCCACGCTCCTCCATCTGATCAAGAAAGCTAATAAGAGA aagaagaagaagcttaaaGACCTCCGGCGCAGTCGAAAATGCATAAGGAAGAGGACATGGAAGGCAGACGAAGAGATGGAGATATTGACGGCCCTGATTGATCTGGAGGtggtttctagggttttgaggACGTCTGATATAACTGAAGAGCAGTTGCACTGGTGTGAGGAGAAGATGAGCAAAGTTAGAGTTTGGGAAGGGAAGCTACATAGAGATTCCACACCACTTTTCTTCCCTTCTCACTGA